The Pseudomonadota bacterium genome has a window encoding:
- a CDS encoding 23S rRNA (uracil-5-)-methyltransferase RumA gives MNGIENCAFYKGRVENVLKTLQLSNIDLLVVDPPREGISKEGLTLMFTIQPKRVAYISCNPSTLARDLKEFLEQGYAIAEIAPFDFFPHTSHMETLTILER, from the coding sequence GTATGAACGGGATCGAAAATTGTGCTTTTTATAAAGGCAGGGTTGAGAACGTCCTGAAAACTCTTCAATTAAGCAATATTGATCTTCTTGTGGTCGATCCCCCCAGGGAAGGCATAAGTAAAGAGGGCTTAACGTTGATGTTCACCATTCAACCTAAAAGGGTTGCCTACATATCATGCAACCCCTCTACCCTTGCGAGGGATTTAAAAGAGTTTCTGGAACAGGGTTATGCGATAGCGGAAATCGCTCCCTTCGACTTTTTCCCCCACACATCCCACATGGAAACGCTGACAATCCTCGAAAGATAA